In one Drosophila pseudoobscura strain MV-25-SWS-2005 chromosome X, UCI_Dpse_MV25, whole genome shotgun sequence genomic region, the following are encoded:
- the fd3F gene encoding homeobox protein 5 isoform X1: protein MIVNMPVNGTGSVSAPGVHLSPASHNNNNNNSNTTNNNTTSDGNNSNSGTLVGDCEYNFLKRKYESQVDGQDLALGPDYDQLEANPWKKRHLEYDAGDLHFHLQLESPVASSTASGGSAPAAVATIPAAGPPESSAAFINDLFAYDSSLLVPSAAFCGPPSALPTPTLSAPLEDGPGGGWQTGELLELDHRYNSGLQAEIGQLSATLPPPVSQCSNSSQPQSQPQQQSQHQQQQQQQQHQSSAQVAQNQSFMVPLKQAGCRTMPTGRRTSSGSTGTPTTTTTSDGSEADFEDKNLSWLLNFKFDEFPHLSPHGQGQGHGQPVGQAEAGTPTTAVSTSPCSSTSSPSASASTCTTNSNHSLNSSQSHGALMDQRARSPKSCTSASISASTVGGGAGGSGGGAGGSTVSGNISSSTKTGRKFEELVMEVTSELDGNDMIVAEHVVVEDTTSKARPKKPPFTYTELIEYALEDKGELTVSGIYQWISDRFPYYKSNDDRWKNSVRHNLSINPHFRKGVKAPQGAGHLWAISSGDSAENVLAWEHKKQRLDLFFKMESINRERIQQHQQQLQQQQQQQQQQQQQQQQHQQQNCHSPQQGQGQGLHQTSNGCLYDEAAVAAATLTQEMLQHSSSTANESTAGPSHHHSNHHHHHHQRLLPFNDLLSDDELRKTAGQILNGIHREVEVQSVNSIISTYHDVLLDNEDYLNPIHKDVVVTESGLRQQQHGVGSGIHMNSGNINSLTHSHSQYYITEIDPMELGIQMSHQVEPSEEEVLFSDEFNLNYFGYNPGSDIVA from the exons ATGATTGTCAATATGCCCGTCAATGGCACGGGCAGTGTGAGTGCTCCCGGTGTCCATCTCAGTCCCGCTtcgcacaacaacaacaacaacaacagcaacaccaccaACAATAACACCACTAGTGACGGGAACAACTCGAACAGCGGAACCCTGGTAGGAGACTGCGAATACAACTTTTTGAAGCGCAAGTACGAGTCGCAGGTGGATGGACAGGACCTAGCCCTGGGCCCGGACTACGACCAACTCGAGGCGAACCCCTGGAAGAAACGTCACCTTGAGTACGATGCCGGCGACCTGCACTTTCACCTCCAGCTGGAATCGCCAGTAGCCAGCAGCACGGCCAGTGGCGGCTCCGCTCCTGCTGCCGTTGCGACTATACCCGCCGCTGGGCCCCCTGAGTCCTCGGCCGCTTTCATCAACGATCTGTTCGCCTACGACAGCAGTCTCCTGGTGCCGTCCGCCGCATTCTGCGGCCCTCCCAGCGCGCTGCCCACGCCCACATTGAGCGCCCCCCTAGAGGATGGACCCGGCGGCGGCTGGCAGACGGGCGAGCTGCTCGAGCTCGATCATCGCTACAACTCCGGTCTGCAGGCGGAGATTGGCCAGCTGAGCGCTACGCTGCCGCCCCCTGTGTCGCAGTGCAGCAATAgctcccagccccagtcccagcctcagcagcagtcccagcatcaacagcagcaacagcagcagcagcaccagtcgTCGGCGCAGGTGGCGCAAAATCAGAGCTTCATGGTCCCTCTGAAGCAGGCGGGATGTCGGACTATGCCCACCGGCAGGCGCACTTCGTCGGGCTCCACAGGCACGCCCACGACTACGACGACTAGCGATGGCTCGGAGGCGGACTTTGAGGACAAGAACCTGTCGTGGCTGCTCAACTTTAAATTCGACGAGTTCCCCCATCTTTCGCCCCATGGCCAAGGGCAGGGCCACGGCCAGCCGGTGGGTCAAGCCGAAGCCGGCACGCCCACAACCGCTGTCAGCACATCGCCCTGCAGCTCTACCTCGTCCCCGTCCGCGTCCGCATCCACATGCACCACGAACTCGAATCACTCTCTCAACTCCAGCCAGAGCCATGGCGCCCTGATGGACCAGCGGGCCCGGTCCCCCAAGAGCTGCACCAGCGCCTCGATCAGTGCATCAACAgtcggaggaggagcaggaggaagTGGAGGAGGTGCCGGCGGCAGTACTGTATCAGGAAACATTAGCAGCTCCACCAAGACCGGTCGCAAGTTCGAGGAGCTGGTGATGGAAGTCACCTCGGAGCTGGATGGCAACGATATGATAGTGGCCGAGCATGTTGTGGTCGAGGATACAACCTCCAAGGC CAGGCCAAAGAAACCACCGTTCACCTACACGGAACTCATCGAATACGCCCTCGAGGACAAGGGTGAACTGACTGTGTCGGGCATATACCAATGGATATC CGATCGCTTTCCGTATTACAAATCGAACGATGACCGCTGGAAGAACTCGGTGCGACACAATCTATCCATCAATCCGCACTTCCGCAAGGGAGTAAAGGCGCCCCAGGGCGCTGGCCACTTGTGGGCCATCTCCAGCGGAGATTCGGCCGAGAACGTCTTGGCTTGGGAGCAC AAAAAGCAACGACTGGATTTGTTCTTCAAAATGGAGTCCATCAACCGGGAACGCAtccaacagcatcagcagcaactccagcaacagcagcagcaacaacaacaacaacagcaacagcaacagcagcaccagcaacagaacTGCCACTCGCCGcaacagggacaggggcagggactACATCAAACGAGCAATGGCTGTCTGTACGATGAGGCCgctgtggcagctgccacACTCACGCAGGAGATGCTGCAACACTCCTCAAGTACGGCGAATGAGTCAACGGCAGGACCGTCGCACCACCACTCcaatcatcatcaccatcatcaccaGAGACTGCTGCCCTTCAACGATCTGCTGAGCGACGACGAGCTGCGCAAGACGGCCGGCCAGATTCTAAACGGCATCCATCGCGAGGTGGAGGTGCAGTCGGTGAACTCCATTATCAGCACCTATCACGACGTGCTGCTGGACAATG AAGACTATCTCAATCCCATACACAAGGACGTCGTTGTCACGGAGAGCGGtctgaggcagcagcagcatggcgTGGGCAGCGGGATACACATGAACAGCGGCAATATCAACAGCCTgacccactcgcactcgcagtACTATATCACCGAGATCGATCCCATGGAGCTGGGCATTCAGATGTCGCACCAGGTGGAACCCTCCGAGGAGGAGGTGCTCTTCAGCGATGAGTTCAATCTCAACTACTTTGGCTACAATCCCGGTAGCGATATTGTCGCTTGA
- the fd3F gene encoding homeobox protein 5 isoform X3 encodes MIVNMPVNGTGSVSAPGVHLSPASHNNNNNNSNTTNNNTTSDGNNSNSGTLVGDCEYNFLKRKYESQVDGQDLALGPDYDQLEANPWKKRHLEYDAGDLHFHLQLESPVASSTASGGSAPAAVATIPAAGPPESSAAFINDLFAYDSSLLVPSAAFCGPPSALPTPTLSAPLEDGPGGGWQTGELLELDHRYNSGLQAEIGQLSATLPPPVSQCSNSSQPQSQPQQQSQHQQQQQQQQHQSSAQVAQNQSFMVPLKQAGCRTMPTGRRTSSGSTGTPTTTTTSDGSEADFEDKNLSWLLNFKFDEFPHLSPHGQGQGHGQPVGQAEAGTPTTAVSTSPCSSTSSPSASASTCTTNSNHSLNSSQSHGALMDQRARSPKSCTSASISASTVGGGAGGSGGGAGGSTVSGNISSSTKTGRKFEELVMEVTSELDGNDMIVAEHVVVEDTTSKARPKKPPFTYTELIEYALEDKGELTVSGIYQWISDRFPYYKSNDDRWKNSVRHNLSINPHFRKGVKAPQGAGHLWAISSGDSAENVLAWEHKKQRLDLFFKMESINRERIQQHQQQLQQQQQQQQQQQQQQQQHQQQNCHSPQQGQGQGLHQTSNGCLYDEAAVAAATLTQEMLQHSSSTANESTAGPSHHHSNHHHHHHQRLLPFNDLLSDDELRKTAGQILNGIHREVEVQSVNSIISTYHDVLLDNDYLNPIHKDVVVTESGLRQQQHGVGSGIHMNSGNINSLTHSHSQYYITEIDPMELGIQMSHQVEPSEEEVLFSDEFNLNYFGYNPGSDIVA; translated from the exons ATGATTGTCAATATGCCCGTCAATGGCACGGGCAGTGTGAGTGCTCCCGGTGTCCATCTCAGTCCCGCTtcgcacaacaacaacaacaacaacagcaacaccaccaACAATAACACCACTAGTGACGGGAACAACTCGAACAGCGGAACCCTGGTAGGAGACTGCGAATACAACTTTTTGAAGCGCAAGTACGAGTCGCAGGTGGATGGACAGGACCTAGCCCTGGGCCCGGACTACGACCAACTCGAGGCGAACCCCTGGAAGAAACGTCACCTTGAGTACGATGCCGGCGACCTGCACTTTCACCTCCAGCTGGAATCGCCAGTAGCCAGCAGCACGGCCAGTGGCGGCTCCGCTCCTGCTGCCGTTGCGACTATACCCGCCGCTGGGCCCCCTGAGTCCTCGGCCGCTTTCATCAACGATCTGTTCGCCTACGACAGCAGTCTCCTGGTGCCGTCCGCCGCATTCTGCGGCCCTCCCAGCGCGCTGCCCACGCCCACATTGAGCGCCCCCCTAGAGGATGGACCCGGCGGCGGCTGGCAGACGGGCGAGCTGCTCGAGCTCGATCATCGCTACAACTCCGGTCTGCAGGCGGAGATTGGCCAGCTGAGCGCTACGCTGCCGCCCCCTGTGTCGCAGTGCAGCAATAgctcccagccccagtcccagcctcagcagcagtcccagcatcaacagcagcaacagcagcagcagcaccagtcgTCGGCGCAGGTGGCGCAAAATCAGAGCTTCATGGTCCCTCTGAAGCAGGCGGGATGTCGGACTATGCCCACCGGCAGGCGCACTTCGTCGGGCTCCACAGGCACGCCCACGACTACGACGACTAGCGATGGCTCGGAGGCGGACTTTGAGGACAAGAACCTGTCGTGGCTGCTCAACTTTAAATTCGACGAGTTCCCCCATCTTTCGCCCCATGGCCAAGGGCAGGGCCACGGCCAGCCGGTGGGTCAAGCCGAAGCCGGCACGCCCACAACCGCTGTCAGCACATCGCCCTGCAGCTCTACCTCGTCCCCGTCCGCGTCCGCATCCACATGCACCACGAACTCGAATCACTCTCTCAACTCCAGCCAGAGCCATGGCGCCCTGATGGACCAGCGGGCCCGGTCCCCCAAGAGCTGCACCAGCGCCTCGATCAGTGCATCAACAgtcggaggaggagcaggaggaagTGGAGGAGGTGCCGGCGGCAGTACTGTATCAGGAAACATTAGCAGCTCCACCAAGACCGGTCGCAAGTTCGAGGAGCTGGTGATGGAAGTCACCTCGGAGCTGGATGGCAACGATATGATAGTGGCCGAGCATGTTGTGGTCGAGGATACAACCTCCAAGGC CAGGCCAAAGAAACCACCGTTCACCTACACGGAACTCATCGAATACGCCCTCGAGGACAAGGGTGAACTGACTGTGTCGGGCATATACCAATGGATATC CGATCGCTTTCCGTATTACAAATCGAACGATGACCGCTGGAAGAACTCGGTGCGACACAATCTATCCATCAATCCGCACTTCCGCAAGGGAGTAAAGGCGCCCCAGGGCGCTGGCCACTTGTGGGCCATCTCCAGCGGAGATTCGGCCGAGAACGTCTTGGCTTGGGAGCAC AAAAAGCAACGACTGGATTTGTTCTTCAAAATGGAGTCCATCAACCGGGAACGCAtccaacagcatcagcagcaactccagcaacagcagcagcaacaacaacaacaacagcaacagcaacagcagcaccagcaacagaacTGCCACTCGCCGcaacagggacaggggcagggactACATCAAACGAGCAATGGCTGTCTGTACGATGAGGCCgctgtggcagctgccacACTCACGCAGGAGATGCTGCAACACTCCTCAAGTACGGCGAATGAGTCAACGGCAGGACCGTCGCACCACCACTCcaatcatcatcaccatcatcaccaGAGACTGCTGCCCTTCAACGATCTGCTGAGCGACGACGAGCTGCGCAAGACGGCCGGCCAGATTCTAAACGGCATCCATCGCGAGGTGGAGGTGCAGTCGGTGAACTCCATTATCAGCACCTATCACGACGTGCTGCTGGACAATG ACTATCTCAATCCCATACACAAGGACGTCGTTGTCACGGAGAGCGGtctgaggcagcagcagcatggcgTGGGCAGCGGGATACACATGAACAGCGGCAATATCAACAGCCTgacccactcgcactcgcagtACTATATCACCGAGATCGATCCCATGGAGCTGGGCATTCAGATGTCGCACCAGGTGGAACCCTCCGAGGAGGAGGTGCTCTTCAGCGATGAGTTCAATCTCAACTACTTTGGCTACAATCCCGGTAGCGATATTGTCGCTTGA
- the PGRP-SA gene encoding peptidoglycan-recognition protein SA produces MFPSARLCTLIAAAALIVVVAGVSGKARNRAEDCPQIKLKRQWGGKPSQNLHYQVRPIRFVVIHHTVTGECSGLLQCAQILQGMQAYHQTDLNYNDISYNFLIGNDGVVYEGTGWGLRGAHTYGYNANGTGIAFIGNYGEKLPTPAALRAAKQLLACGVRQGELSEDYGLIAGSQVISTQSPGLTLYNEIQEWPHWLSNP; encoded by the exons ATGTTTCCCAGTGCTCGCCTTTGCACGCTGATCGCGGCAGCTGCTCTGATTGTTGTGGTGGCTGGTGTATCCGGTAAAGCTCGCAATCGGGCTGAGGATTGTCCGCAGATCAAGCTGAAGCGGCAGTGGGGCGGAAAGCCATCCCAGAACCTCCACTATCAGGTGCGTCCCATCCGCTTCGTGGTAATCCATCACACGGTCACCGGCGAGTGCAGCGGGTTGCTTCAGTGCGCACAGATTCTTCAGGGCATGCAAGCCTATCACCAAACGGATCTTAACTACAACGACATCAGCTACAA CTTCCTAATTGGCAACGATGGCGTCGTCTACGAGGGCACCGGCTGGGGTCTGCGCGGCGCCCACACTTACGGCTACAACGCCAATGGCACGGGCATTGCCTTCATCGGCAACTACGGGG AAAAACTTCCCACGCCGGCTGCCCTGCGGGCGGCCAAACAGCTGTTGGCCTGCGGAGTAAGGCAGGGGGAGCTGAGCGAAGACTATGGACTGATTGCGGGCTCGCAGGTGATCAGCACACAGAGTCCCGGGCTGACGCTCTACAATGAGATTCAGGAGTGGCCACATTGGCTCTCTAATCCCTAA
- the fd3F gene encoding homeobox protein 5 isoform X2: MIVNMPVNGTGSVSAPGVHLSPASHNNNNNNSNTTNNNTTSDGNNSNSGTLVGDCEYNFLKRKYESQVDGQDLALGPDYDQLEANPWKKRHLEYDAGDLHFHLQLESPVASSTASGGSAPAAVATIPAAGPPESSAAFINDLFAYDSSLLVPSAAFCGPPSALPTPTLSAPLEDGPGGGWQTGELLELDHRYNSGLQAEIGQLSATLPPPVSQCSNSSQPQSQPQQQSQHQQQQQQQQHQSSAQVAQNQSFMVPLKQAGCRTMPTGRRTSSGSTGTPTTTTTSDGSEADFEDKNLSWLLNFKFDEFPHLSPHGQGQGHGQPVGQAEAGTPTTAVSTSPCSSTSSPSASASTCTTNSNHSLNSSQSHGALMDQRARSPKSCTSASISASTVGGGAGGSGGGAGGSTVSGNISSSTKTGRKFEELVMEVTSELDGNDMIVAEHVVVEDTTSKAPKKPPFTYTELIEYALEDKGELTVSGIYQWISDRFPYYKSNDDRWKNSVRHNLSINPHFRKGVKAPQGAGHLWAISSGDSAENVLAWEHKKQRLDLFFKMESINRERIQQHQQQLQQQQQQQQQQQQQQQQHQQQNCHSPQQGQGQGLHQTSNGCLYDEAAVAAATLTQEMLQHSSSTANESTAGPSHHHSNHHHHHHQRLLPFNDLLSDDELRKTAGQILNGIHREVEVQSVNSIISTYHDVLLDNEDYLNPIHKDVVVTESGLRQQQHGVGSGIHMNSGNINSLTHSHSQYYITEIDPMELGIQMSHQVEPSEEEVLFSDEFNLNYFGYNPGSDIVA, translated from the exons ATGATTGTCAATATGCCCGTCAATGGCACGGGCAGTGTGAGTGCTCCCGGTGTCCATCTCAGTCCCGCTtcgcacaacaacaacaacaacaacagcaacaccaccaACAATAACACCACTAGTGACGGGAACAACTCGAACAGCGGAACCCTGGTAGGAGACTGCGAATACAACTTTTTGAAGCGCAAGTACGAGTCGCAGGTGGATGGACAGGACCTAGCCCTGGGCCCGGACTACGACCAACTCGAGGCGAACCCCTGGAAGAAACGTCACCTTGAGTACGATGCCGGCGACCTGCACTTTCACCTCCAGCTGGAATCGCCAGTAGCCAGCAGCACGGCCAGTGGCGGCTCCGCTCCTGCTGCCGTTGCGACTATACCCGCCGCTGGGCCCCCTGAGTCCTCGGCCGCTTTCATCAACGATCTGTTCGCCTACGACAGCAGTCTCCTGGTGCCGTCCGCCGCATTCTGCGGCCCTCCCAGCGCGCTGCCCACGCCCACATTGAGCGCCCCCCTAGAGGATGGACCCGGCGGCGGCTGGCAGACGGGCGAGCTGCTCGAGCTCGATCATCGCTACAACTCCGGTCTGCAGGCGGAGATTGGCCAGCTGAGCGCTACGCTGCCGCCCCCTGTGTCGCAGTGCAGCAATAgctcccagccccagtcccagcctcagcagcagtcccagcatcaacagcagcaacagcagcagcagcaccagtcgTCGGCGCAGGTGGCGCAAAATCAGAGCTTCATGGTCCCTCTGAAGCAGGCGGGATGTCGGACTATGCCCACCGGCAGGCGCACTTCGTCGGGCTCCACAGGCACGCCCACGACTACGACGACTAGCGATGGCTCGGAGGCGGACTTTGAGGACAAGAACCTGTCGTGGCTGCTCAACTTTAAATTCGACGAGTTCCCCCATCTTTCGCCCCATGGCCAAGGGCAGGGCCACGGCCAGCCGGTGGGTCAAGCCGAAGCCGGCACGCCCACAACCGCTGTCAGCACATCGCCCTGCAGCTCTACCTCGTCCCCGTCCGCGTCCGCATCCACATGCACCACGAACTCGAATCACTCTCTCAACTCCAGCCAGAGCCATGGCGCCCTGATGGACCAGCGGGCCCGGTCCCCCAAGAGCTGCACCAGCGCCTCGATCAGTGCATCAACAgtcggaggaggagcaggaggaagTGGAGGAGGTGCCGGCGGCAGTACTGTATCAGGAAACATTAGCAGCTCCACCAAGACCGGTCGCAAGTTCGAGGAGCTGGTGATGGAAGTCACCTCGGAGCTGGATGGCAACGATATGATAGTGGCCGAGCATGTTGTGGTCGAGGATACAACCTCCAAGGC GCCAAAGAAACCACCGTTCACCTACACGGAACTCATCGAATACGCCCTCGAGGACAAGGGTGAACTGACTGTGTCGGGCATATACCAATGGATATC CGATCGCTTTCCGTATTACAAATCGAACGATGACCGCTGGAAGAACTCGGTGCGACACAATCTATCCATCAATCCGCACTTCCGCAAGGGAGTAAAGGCGCCCCAGGGCGCTGGCCACTTGTGGGCCATCTCCAGCGGAGATTCGGCCGAGAACGTCTTGGCTTGGGAGCAC AAAAAGCAACGACTGGATTTGTTCTTCAAAATGGAGTCCATCAACCGGGAACGCAtccaacagcatcagcagcaactccagcaacagcagcagcaacaacaacaacaacagcaacagcaacagcagcaccagcaacagaacTGCCACTCGCCGcaacagggacaggggcagggactACATCAAACGAGCAATGGCTGTCTGTACGATGAGGCCgctgtggcagctgccacACTCACGCAGGAGATGCTGCAACACTCCTCAAGTACGGCGAATGAGTCAACGGCAGGACCGTCGCACCACCACTCcaatcatcatcaccatcatcaccaGAGACTGCTGCCCTTCAACGATCTGCTGAGCGACGACGAGCTGCGCAAGACGGCCGGCCAGATTCTAAACGGCATCCATCGCGAGGTGGAGGTGCAGTCGGTGAACTCCATTATCAGCACCTATCACGACGTGCTGCTGGACAATG AAGACTATCTCAATCCCATACACAAGGACGTCGTTGTCACGGAGAGCGGtctgaggcagcagcagcatggcgTGGGCAGCGGGATACACATGAACAGCGGCAATATCAACAGCCTgacccactcgcactcgcagtACTATATCACCGAGATCGATCCCATGGAGCTGGGCATTCAGATGTCGCACCAGGTGGAACCCTCCGAGGAGGAGGTGCTCTTCAGCGATGAGTTCAATCTCAACTACTTTGGCTACAATCCCGGTAGCGATATTGTCGCTTGA
- the fd3F gene encoding homeobox protein 5 isoform X4 — MIVNMPVNGTGSVSAPGVHLSPASHNNNNNNSNTTNNNTTSDGNNSNSGTLVGDCEYNFLKRKYESQVDGQDLALGPDYDQLEANPWKKRHLEYDAGDLHFHLQLESPVASSTASGGSAPAAVATIPAAGPPESSAAFINDLFAYDSSLLVPSAAFCGPPSALPTPTLSAPLEDGPGGGWQTGELLELDHRYNSGLQAEIGQLSATLPPPVSQCSNSSQPQSQPQQQSQHQQQQQQQQHQSSAQVAQNQSFMVPLKQAGCRTMPTGRRTSSGSTGTPTTTTTSDGSEADFEDKNLSWLLNFKFDEFPHLSPHGQGQGHGQPVGQAEAGTPTTAVSTSPCSSTSSPSASASTCTTNSNHSLNSSQSHGALMDQRARSPKSCTSASISASTVGGGAGGSGGGAGGSTVSGNISSSTKTGRKFEELVMEVTSELDGNDMIVAEHVVVEDTTSKAPKKPPFTYTELIEYALEDKGELTVSGIYQWISDRFPYYKSNDDRWKNSVRHNLSINPHFRKGVKAPQGAGHLWAISSGDSAENVLAWEHKKQRLDLFFKMESINRERIQQHQQQLQQQQQQQQQQQQQQQQHQQQNCHSPQQGQGQGLHQTSNGCLYDEAAVAAATLTQEMLQHSSSTANESTAGPSHHHSNHHHHHHQRLLPFNDLLSDDELRKTAGQILNGIHREVEVQSVNSIISTYHDVLLDNDYLNPIHKDVVVTESGLRQQQHGVGSGIHMNSGNINSLTHSHSQYYITEIDPMELGIQMSHQVEPSEEEVLFSDEFNLNYFGYNPGSDIVA, encoded by the exons ATGATTGTCAATATGCCCGTCAATGGCACGGGCAGTGTGAGTGCTCCCGGTGTCCATCTCAGTCCCGCTtcgcacaacaacaacaacaacaacagcaacaccaccaACAATAACACCACTAGTGACGGGAACAACTCGAACAGCGGAACCCTGGTAGGAGACTGCGAATACAACTTTTTGAAGCGCAAGTACGAGTCGCAGGTGGATGGACAGGACCTAGCCCTGGGCCCGGACTACGACCAACTCGAGGCGAACCCCTGGAAGAAACGTCACCTTGAGTACGATGCCGGCGACCTGCACTTTCACCTCCAGCTGGAATCGCCAGTAGCCAGCAGCACGGCCAGTGGCGGCTCCGCTCCTGCTGCCGTTGCGACTATACCCGCCGCTGGGCCCCCTGAGTCCTCGGCCGCTTTCATCAACGATCTGTTCGCCTACGACAGCAGTCTCCTGGTGCCGTCCGCCGCATTCTGCGGCCCTCCCAGCGCGCTGCCCACGCCCACATTGAGCGCCCCCCTAGAGGATGGACCCGGCGGCGGCTGGCAGACGGGCGAGCTGCTCGAGCTCGATCATCGCTACAACTCCGGTCTGCAGGCGGAGATTGGCCAGCTGAGCGCTACGCTGCCGCCCCCTGTGTCGCAGTGCAGCAATAgctcccagccccagtcccagcctcagcagcagtcccagcatcaacagcagcaacagcagcagcagcaccagtcgTCGGCGCAGGTGGCGCAAAATCAGAGCTTCATGGTCCCTCTGAAGCAGGCGGGATGTCGGACTATGCCCACCGGCAGGCGCACTTCGTCGGGCTCCACAGGCACGCCCACGACTACGACGACTAGCGATGGCTCGGAGGCGGACTTTGAGGACAAGAACCTGTCGTGGCTGCTCAACTTTAAATTCGACGAGTTCCCCCATCTTTCGCCCCATGGCCAAGGGCAGGGCCACGGCCAGCCGGTGGGTCAAGCCGAAGCCGGCACGCCCACAACCGCTGTCAGCACATCGCCCTGCAGCTCTACCTCGTCCCCGTCCGCGTCCGCATCCACATGCACCACGAACTCGAATCACTCTCTCAACTCCAGCCAGAGCCATGGCGCCCTGATGGACCAGCGGGCCCGGTCCCCCAAGAGCTGCACCAGCGCCTCGATCAGTGCATCAACAgtcggaggaggagcaggaggaagTGGAGGAGGTGCCGGCGGCAGTACTGTATCAGGAAACATTAGCAGCTCCACCAAGACCGGTCGCAAGTTCGAGGAGCTGGTGATGGAAGTCACCTCGGAGCTGGATGGCAACGATATGATAGTGGCCGAGCATGTTGTGGTCGAGGATACAACCTCCAAGGC GCCAAAGAAACCACCGTTCACCTACACGGAACTCATCGAATACGCCCTCGAGGACAAGGGTGAACTGACTGTGTCGGGCATATACCAATGGATATC CGATCGCTTTCCGTATTACAAATCGAACGATGACCGCTGGAAGAACTCGGTGCGACACAATCTATCCATCAATCCGCACTTCCGCAAGGGAGTAAAGGCGCCCCAGGGCGCTGGCCACTTGTGGGCCATCTCCAGCGGAGATTCGGCCGAGAACGTCTTGGCTTGGGAGCAC AAAAAGCAACGACTGGATTTGTTCTTCAAAATGGAGTCCATCAACCGGGAACGCAtccaacagcatcagcagcaactccagcaacagcagcagcaacaacaacaacaacagcaacagcaacagcagcaccagcaacagaacTGCCACTCGCCGcaacagggacaggggcagggactACATCAAACGAGCAATGGCTGTCTGTACGATGAGGCCgctgtggcagctgccacACTCACGCAGGAGATGCTGCAACACTCCTCAAGTACGGCGAATGAGTCAACGGCAGGACCGTCGCACCACCACTCcaatcatcatcaccatcatcaccaGAGACTGCTGCCCTTCAACGATCTGCTGAGCGACGACGAGCTGCGCAAGACGGCCGGCCAGATTCTAAACGGCATCCATCGCGAGGTGGAGGTGCAGTCGGTGAACTCCATTATCAGCACCTATCACGACGTGCTGCTGGACAATG ACTATCTCAATCCCATACACAAGGACGTCGTTGTCACGGAGAGCGGtctgaggcagcagcagcatggcgTGGGCAGCGGGATACACATGAACAGCGGCAATATCAACAGCCTgacccactcgcactcgcagtACTATATCACCGAGATCGATCCCATGGAGCTGGGCATTCAGATGTCGCACCAGGTGGAACCCTCCGAGGAGGAGGTGCTCTTCAGCGATGAGTTCAATCTCAACTACTTTGGCTACAATCCCGGTAGCGATATTGTCGCTTGA